GAAGCTGTATAGTTTGTTTGGACACATTACCCCATTATCtacagaagaaaatgttttctcACTAAACCAACCCAACACTTCAGTCAGAGAACTACTGGATGAGCCAGAGCTTGTTGCCACAATACAGACTGGGTATAAACAACTACTCGGTGTTACCTGTCTAGATGAAGACGGTGTATGGACGCATGGATTGACTACCAAAATCAAATGCTTTAACATTGAAGGTTCACTCCTCCAGACTGTACAgacaaaatcaggaaaatggCTTTATGATATAACTGTAAACAGTGATGGGGATCTACTATACTCTAACTTGAAAACTAGGATAGTGAATAAAGTAAAGAATGGACTGACGGAAGAGTTGATCAGATTACAGGGATGGAAGCCTGGTAATCTATGTGTCACCTCTACTGGTGACCTCCTGCTTACCATGTTCAGTGATGATGAAACTCAATCCAAAGTTGTCCGTTTCTCAGGATCTACAGAGAAACTAacaattcaatttgatgatAAAGGTAATCCTCTGTACTCAGGGAATGGTAACATTAAATATATCACAGAGAACAGAAACCATGAAATCTGTGTAGCTGACTTTGAGGCtagtgcagtagtggtggttaaTCAGGACGGGAAACTCAGATGGAGATACTCCGGTCATCCCTCAGTTACCAAGAACAAACCATTTAAACCCTgtggcatcacaacagacagtcagagtcatatcctgacagcagacacttacaaccattgtatccacatcctggatcagaatggacagtttctccgtttcattgataactgtgatctGAAGGATCCTtttggtttatgtgtggacaataATGACAATCTGTTTGTGTGTGAATATTATAAAggcaatgtaaagaaaataaaatttctaagATAGACACCAAATTGgtgattgaaaaaataaagcagaaaccattttcattattttggtaattttttataACTTAGGTATACTGAACAGGTAATTAAAATCCAGTCACCATTTCCTCATTACttatattacatattatatacGTGATATAATACATGATTGTTGAGCAAgttgagtttttttttgtttttatatgattttctttttttacaactAAATGTCCAACATATTgcatttgataattaaaacaatGCTTCCTTATAAAACAGAAAATGACGCCCCATTTACTTTTGGTAAAGTCAACATATATTGTATCTTAATCTTCAAAACATTaagatttgaagaaaaaaaaaactcaatccAAAGTTTCCCAATACTTGGGATCTACagaacaattaaaacatttcaatatttttaatgcatatgatttttttgacaaaatatacatgcatcaaTAGTGTTCTATAGGTATTGCACTAAAGTTTTAACAATGAATGACTAATGCGAAATTGAGAAGAATTTATAtgtcataattatttataaccttttacaaaataatacatgtacttaaatatACAAAAGCACCTAGtccaattaatatatatataaatatatgttattgtaCTTGTGAGATAAAGTTCATAgattataattaaatataactAATTAGAACATCTGATGTTCACATAATGTCCTGTACTTGGAACAACTTTCTAAAGGAAAGCAGCCATCACGTCCGTCTGCGTTTCCTGGACGCTGGTTCACTCAGTCGTTTCCTCTTCCTGTTCTCAAAGTCACCAGAAATCTCCCTATGCATGAAAGACAAAAAATTACTATTATAATCATTCAACATAACCCCAAGGTTATCTCATCCAAAATGAGATTTTTGATCATCCTGGTGATGCTGTGCTTCTAAactaatattataataaataaaacccaatgtggtttttattttaactttaatcAAACATATACCTGGTACAggtaaaaaagtattttttttcattatcaacCAACTACTGTTGGTGTATAAAGTTATtgtattcaaaattcaaaaaaaaactATTCTTTACTAAGGCACCTACATGTAAATCAGCGTGTTTTAAAGATACCTGTAAGTGCATTTTAAGCCAAGCCtctgtgaaattttttttttttaaatcacaatcCAATCAGTCAAAGGCAGTTCAAAAGGTGCTTAATATGATGAAagctattttaaatttaatataagTACCATTTTTGTTAACACATGCTTCATATATTAATTTGAATGCATGGAAAACACAGaaacattgaaaaagaaacaaattcaaaCCTTTTAACAGGAAGTCTTTCAGTTTTTTCATCTTCCCCTTCCATGTTCTAAGTGGAGGTAAGAACAAAACATAACTGTATCTTATATGTTTAGGagcaaaaattattatatctaaaaaaaaaatatgttataaacaatatttaaaaaaaacccaattaaatacaataaatatgctgcacatatatactgtatatgtaCTGCTACAGTGCTAGGAAATAGAAGTCACCTTCAGATCTTTGATGGGAGAGAAGACTGCGGACAGATCACTACAGTTGGACTTGTCACTCTTGGTGGAGATGCTGGAGAGATGACGGGTCCTTGATGTGGAGACATCCACTTCTCCACTTAGTGCTGGCCACAAGGTGGAAATGTTATCCACATCATACTCCTTCACTGGTGTCTCATCTATATGGAGACTGTCATCTACCAAACattgcaatacatgtaataattaataaataaagataatattaGCCTAACAAATACAGAcattaaatgcaataaaatgtCTCTCTCTGAGAACCATTGCATTGGACACTACAATGTATGACTCATATATATTTACTAATCTGTTCTTAATCATGTATTAGTACATTATATAACTGACACTACTAGATTTTAGTACCTTTTTCTGGATTTTTAGATTTTCCTGCCTTATTTTGTTGGTCAGGAGTTACAGATTTCACTTTCCCATTTGGTGTTGTCTGCAATGATGCATAACCAGACCCATCAGCCACAAAACCACCACTTTTGTCTGTCTGGTTTTTAATGGAGATGTGTTTTTCTCCATTCAAACTCtctatcagattttcatttttcatcatttccTTCTCTTTATCATCTGACCAAGTACTCGGTTCAAGTTCCACATCTTTTTTCTCCTCATGAATACCATGTTCATCCACCATTTCATCTTCAATATCAATATTCTGACTACGCTTTAAattctttttcctttttaaagTTCCCTCATTTTTATATGACTTGGATTTAGAAGGGCCATTTTTTCCTAGAAGAGTCGACGAGATGTCAGCTTTATCCACCATGTTCAACAAATCAGGTTCATTCCTTTCTGCAGAGCATTCATCTTGTTCTTGAAAATCTGATTCCACCTCCATTTCAGTCACTTTTTCTTCAGAAGATTTCCCTGCATCTACCTCACAGTAAGCCTTCTTGCCTGTAGATGAATTTGGATCTGACTGTAATTTCTGTGTACCCCTTCTAGGCCTTTGGTTTTGAGATCTATTTTCTTCCGGTTCATCACCTGTGTTTCTTCCCCTTTTTCTTTCTTGTCCACTAGATCTTTCTTCTGTAGAATTAGTCATTGCACTCACAGAAGTGTTTCTGATTCTTGTTCttctttgattattttgttCCTTATCTTCAgtgctttcattttcattaccTTTGCTactttcaattttgtttttgttcctcACTGACCTCCGCCTCAATTTTCCATCGGTTTCAATCTGAGAGACTTGGTAAGAATCTTCATCTACTTCTGCTACCTCTTTTTTTGCTCCCTTTGAATTTCTAGATTTCTTCATCCCCCTTTCACTCTCATCCTCCACACAACTTCCACCAGTCTTCCCTTGATCTGACATGTTCTTCCCTTGATGCCTCACCGATAtcctactttcactttctgTCTCACTCTGCAGGGAAACAACCTCCAATTCACTCCCATCTCCACCTGAGTTCTCTGTTTCCATGTCTTCCTCCCTGATGACTTTCTCTTTCATTCGGCTTGACTTCCTCCGAGTTCCATCCTCAGTCTCGCTTTGGGAGGACATCTCAATAATATCCTGGTTCACTGACAACATCTCCTCCTCATCACACTGTCCCATCGCTGCCCTCTTCCTGTTCCTACTGGACATCCTCCTCCCCTCCCCCTCAGATTCGCTCTGTGTCCCCACTGTCCCCGTGTCACTGGCCTCAGTCACTGAAGTCTCTGTCTCACTCTCTAGGCCTGGATCTTTTCCGTCTGATGACTTCTTCTGTTTCATTCTCTGTTCTCTCATTCTCTTCTTTGTCTCGGCTATCAAGTCAGAGAAATGGGACTTGTGTTTTTTCACTGAAATCATAACATGGTTAAACTACTATAGCTGAAGTGACCCTACATACAGCAATCTTAAATCTTATATATACCGAGTATAATTAAAAGTAGCAATCATTTTATCCCTAGTTATTTTTTAGAATACTTACTGTAAATCTTCTGGGCCTTTTCTATAGTGGCAGGTGAACTATTTTTCTCAATAAGAAGCCTCTGAAAATACATACAAGTACCATTAATACAAATGGTTTTATCCTAAAACCTTACTCACTGGTACTCACACACAGGATGAATTAGATGCATATGTTTTTGTATGCCTCTAATCAAAATGCAGCTGCTTGCTTCTTTCTCATAATGCAGCAACATTGAACATACACATACCACATGTCTATGtattttctttgaataataaaaaagatggGTATAAGAAAACTTTTGATCAAAATAAGcatgtaatgaaaaatataccaAAGAATCTTTTAAATATGACATATACTTTTACTAAGCAAGCATATAGCAGTTCATAATCTAATGTAAAATATGATACACTGAATAACAAAAGAGTACACATGGACTGTTTAAGGAGTCCACGCTTCCTTACACTGTGGTCTGTCCTGCTCCTGTTTCTAATGTTCTCCGTTTTCTCCACTTCTTTCACTATCTCCTGCACTAAAAATAAAAGTGGAAATGGGGATCATTAAATCTAAAAGTAGACTGTAACATGTGGTGCAGAAATGAACCAAGTTACTGAGTTGTCTTTgctcatcaaataatttttcgggtttaaaatattttaccataaagAATAAATCCACTGTTAATGTTAAAGGGGctgacaaatacattttttaagcaCTTGCCCTCGGGCAAGTGGCAAGGCAAAATTTACTTGCCCTACCTCAATATCTACTAGCCCAACCAAATTCTTTTAtgtgattaaaaataacaatacacatACCGTACGCTGTTTTTGCCCTTCACTTtaaatttttccacttttaataTGAGTActcttcataaaatatatagttttgATTCAACATCTCTTCCTCTTGGTTTTCTCGACAGtgtgttaaaaaatcaacacaTAACATGTTGATATTTAGTTGGATttgttttaaaggtaaaaaacaaacattttataaacagttttgggtgttttgataatttttgtcacCTTAGGTGAATGTCCGAGATAATAGGTCACAAGCGCACACGTCTTCACGGCCATGATTTCATTTAGGCCACAGAGGTGTTAAAAATAAAGGTGAAATGAATCATTAGGAGTTGTATCTAATCATATTAAGCctgatattcaaattttaaaaaagttctaGGCTATGATTATGATTAGTGAGTGATAACGGGCACACATCTATTTTTAACATCAGTTATGGCGGCGTACATGGAGTCGGTGAACACAGCTCAAAGAAGTCGAACATAGAATAAACAGCTCAAATTGATGTTAAATtgtcaaattataatcaaaacagtttttgcaattaaacactttaacaaagattaaattagttttaaacattATGATAAACAAACACAAGAACAGTCGATCTGAAGAACAGTAgttagaattttatttcattatgataTAGCCTATGCTgcacctgaaaaaaaaactccGTCAAAATCCTATTGTGGTGTATAATTTAAGCACCTTTAGATCGTAATTTTCTAGAAAAAAGTGAGTATTATGTTCAGCAAAATAcggtactttcattttcagtacATATGCGAAAGTTTAAAAAGTCACTTGCCCACGGGCAAGTCCCTATCGATTTTTTATTTGCTCGATCGGAAAAACCACTTGCCCCGGGCGTCGGGCAATCGGATTTGTCAGCCCCTGTATTAGTTTGGATAACTGGTGCatgcacatttatttcaattttgtaacaattatgAGGTCTTTATACAACAAACACTTAAACTTGGTGTTAGAAAATTTGGCATATTATtcaactttctttttattttggttcAGTTGGGGGGTCCTGGGCACTTCTTTCATTTCAAGAGGCTAGACATAGTATTTTCTGATTGACGCACACATTGTCACTGAGAAGCTAATAAATACAAATCTGTGTATACTGATAAatgcataatatataaaattaaacataccTGACTTGGGGTTTAGTGCATCACACTCAGAATTGTACAGCATCACAAAATCATGATGTCTTCTGACCAGAGTCTGCAAATAAACACCATATTATTCCAATGCTTCCTAGTCTCTGCAAATCTCATATCTAAACAAACTGCCATAATAAAAATGAAGTGtattcttgaaatcaaaaatgaaacatCAAGCTCGATCTTCAAAATGCAATTCTGTACAGTCGTAcaagtactgtagattcctaattaaacgcaaattaaaaatttggtgATCCTGATTTCATATTCTTGCCATTTGATTCAAAATGGTTaaatcgcagaattaagtacttgcgtaaTATAGGGAATCTACAGCAGTATGTGTATAAaatgtgttatacatgtatagatttagaatttgatttatgctaaatctattttaaattcaaatgtaaGTACATTGGTAAATGAAGTTTGTTAagatcataaaatcaaaaccaaaaaatactttttgaaaaatattac
This genomic window from Crassostrea angulata isolate pt1a10 chromosome 8, ASM2561291v2, whole genome shotgun sequence contains:
- the LOC128158570 gene encoding uncharacterized protein LOC128158570, with the translated sequence MGLTISSLFNRLFGKRAMRILMVGLDAAGKTTILYKLKLGEIVTTIPTIGFNVETVEYKNISFTVWDVGGQDKIRPLWRHYFQNTHGLIFVVDSNDRERVEEARAELKKMLEEDELRDAILLVFANKQDLPNAMSASEITEKLGLSALRGRKMLSPKTLKKLPKTVHSPKDWSYLEMKEIDSLLRCPICYDFMHTAMILPECSHTFCSFCIRQHLSHTNQCPACNHGACENNLRNNRLVDDLIIQFKAIRSLLLEITQKHSNERDSYLNQSNETVLQESKTQKNPPNSKTITSKPTTVIDDVIDLISEDGEGKEDDVSEDWKLRENKENQGISTPGKSLPDRDGGGELSTPRNQRSSLQSMFSPSPKQMVSCPVCGLSLREGAMNDHLDLCLGGEEKKSALRKPTPKRKPMAKLVYNLMSERDIKKKLKEVGLSTAGDKKTLVRRHHDFVMLYNSECDALNPKSVQEIVKEVEKTENIRNRSRTDHSRLLIEKNSSPATIEKAQKIYMKKHKSHFSDLIAETKKRMREQRMKQKKSSDGKDPGLESETETSVTEASDTGTVGTQSESEGEGRRMSSRNRKRAAMGQCDEEEMLSVNQDIIEMSSQSETEDGTRRKSSRMKEKVIREEDMETENSGGDGSELEVVSLQSETESESRISVRHQGKNMSDQGKTGGSCVEDESERGMKKSRNSKGAKKEVAEVDEDSYQVSQIETDGKLRRRSVRNKNKIESSKGNENESTEDKEQNNQRRTRIRNTSVSAMTNSTEERSSGQERKRGRNTGDEPEENRSQNQRPRRGTQKLQSDPNSSTGKKAYCEVDAGKSSEEKVTEMEVESDFQEQDECSAERNEPDLLNMVDKADISSTLLGKNGPSKSKSYKNEGTLKRKKNLKRSQNIDIEDEMVDEHGIHEEKKDVELEPSTWSDDKEKEMMKNENLIESLNGEKHISIKNQTDKSGGFVADGSGYASLQTTPNGKVKSVTPDQQNKAGKSKNPEKDDSLHIDETPVKEYDVDNISTLWPALSGEVDVSTSRTRHLSSISTKSDKSNCSDLSAVFSPIKDLKNMEGEDEKTERLPVKREISGDFENRKRKRLSEPASRKRRRT